The Helicoverpa armigera isolate CAAS_96S chromosome 23, ASM3070526v1, whole genome shotgun sequence genomic sequence GTTCAGTCTTACACTGCATTAAAGGAATTATTAAGAACATTAACATTTCTACCTCGAGGCTGCTCTACTGATTTACAGTAGTGTTTGAAAAAATTTGTCGAGCCTCTCCAGTTCCCTCGTTTCAATATATCATCCAGCGGTACGTTGTTCTGGAAGTCATTAGAAGCTACAGCTGATCGAACCGAGCCTGGGCTGCAGTCTATGCCAATATCCTTAAAGGGTGCCTTCAACCAGCCCGCAATAACGGTTCTGGAAGCTGCTTTAACCTTCCCTCGCgttgtaataaacaaattatttaagcccTCTCGTGCCCTCCTTCTACTGTTAGTCACGTCTATTAAGCAATTTATCCATTTTACTAAACTCAAATCCATGTCACCTGAGCATGTTAGATGCCATCCGGATTGACGGTTCCTGTCATTATCTGTTTTTGAGCCAAATCTTGGCCAAAACGTTATTGAGGAATCTGATCTCTCACAATGCTGGTCGTCTATCATAAGGAGGGTGAGGTCATGTATACGTCGACCTGAAGCTAGCAATAGAAGAAGCGCCACGTGACGAGAtacttgaaaaatactttcCTTATCAGGTATATTCGATTTTAGCCACTGAAATAAGTCTTGAATGTTCCAGATCTGAGTCTTTGGTACTGCTGacatacatttttgaatttttatggcTTTGAGCATTGCAGCCACTACAGGATGATTTCCTAGTTGTTTTTCTTGAGTAGGGTCGGCAAAAGTAAGGATTACAGACTTGTGAACCATAATTGTTGATGGGGCTAATTTCCGTACTCGTGAAAGGGAACCCAGGTAAGCAGCAACATCAAGAGGTCGAGGACTATTAGGTTTTCTCCCATTTTGTCTACACCACGAGACCCATTGCTTCCATGCGGACTCGTAGGTACGCCAAGTCGAATCGCGCCATGCTGACTGTATCAGGTTAACGTCAGCTTGGTCTAAACCAGCTACTAAATCCGCCCACCCCGTATCTTCCAGACCTCCAAATATAGATTTTCTACCTTCGGCGGAGGAAGGTTCGTGGATAAGTCGATTAGGTTCTCTATTAAGTTCGGTATCAGGTACGGGGCACCCAGGGCTCTGTGTTTGAGGTCGCTTCTCCAAAACACTGTCTCCCATCGAGGTACCACGATCAGAAATGTTCCGGAGGACTTGTTCAGATGTTGGAGTACCCGAGGTACAAGTGGTGGAGGGGGGAAAATCCACGCCAGTTCGTAGTTCCAAGTTCGGCTGAACGCATTCACGAAGAGAGCTTGTGTGTCCTTTGCATCTATCGAGACATAGACCGGTACTACTTTCGATTGGTCTGAGGCGAAGAGATCTATCTGAGGAACTCCCCATTTTCGAAATATCTTCTGTGTGATCTCGCTTTTGATGTGCCAATCGGGTAGGGCTTTTCCTCTGGATAAGCAGTCGGCGATTGAATTGTAGCGGCCGGGCAGGTAAAACGAGTGAATGGTTGCATTTAAACTCTGAGCTAAGACCAAGATTTCTTTTGTCATTTCTAGCAGTGCGATAGACTTGGTTCCACCCTGGTTTCGCAAATACGACACCACTGTCCTGTTGTCTGACTGAACCATTATTGATTGACCTAGAACTACCTCTTGGGACTCCTGCAAAGCTACTAAGACTGTGTAAAGTTCCTTTCTGTTGATATGCCATTTTAATTGCTCTTCTGTCCACAGACCTGAAAGGAGGTGGTCGCTCATCTGAATGCCCCAGCCGTCGTTGGAGGCATCTGTGCTCACAAACATCGTCGGTTCCGGTACAAAGATCCTTCCGGGATTTCTGATATTTTGAGCCCACCAGCGAGCTTCCTGAATAGCCTGTGAACTCACTGCCACCCTCTTCCCGGGCCGGTCTTGTGACAGTTTTCTTGCCGCTCTTTGCATATGCCTGGTGTAAAGTCTTCCTAGAGGGGTCACAAGTGATGCGAACCCTAGCCTTCCGATCAATGCCGTGCCGGATTCCCATGACCACTGCTTTGTTTCTAAGACTTGATTGAGATCTCTTGAGATCCGGTCGATCTTGTCTTTTGGAAGCGTCTTTTGGTTTGTCGATACATTCCAAATAATTCCCAGAAATTTTATTTCCTGTGTGGCCCTTAGCACGGATTTTTCTAGATTGACACACCAACCCATGCTCTGTAAAATTTCTACTGCATAACGCATGTGCCTCTCCAGCGTGTTTGGGTTTTGGTGTGCAAATAGGAAGTCGTCCAAGTAGACTAGAACGCGAAGACCCTTTTCTCTCAGAAAACTTGCTACCCACTTGCTGACACTGGAAAAGGCTATTAGTGCAGTGGACAGGCCGAAAGGTAAAGATGTCATTTGATAAACCCGATTCGCGTAAGCGAACGCAAGGAATCTTCGATGACTCTTTTTCACTGGGATATGAAAATAGGCTTGGCTGATATCTAGCTTTCCGAGATAATCTCCTTCTTGCATAAAATTTGGAACTTGACTTTGATTTATCAGACGAAATTTCGGGGGTTTGAGAAATTGGTTCAAGCGTCGTAAATCGAAGATTTGCCGTAGCTTTCCGTTTCTCTTGGGTATTAGAAATATTCTTGATAGGAACCCGTTCGCAACCTCGCAATTCTCTACCACACCTGACTTGAGCAATATCTCTATCTCCTTGGACATAGCAGGGGACAGGTTTGTGGAAAACCTTCCTAAATTTTCGCGCAATGGAATCGAAGGTGGTTTTGCTGCAAAGGGTATTGTATAGcctgtaataattttaaaatcttcttTGGAGCTCCTAACTCCTGCCACCGAGCTTGAAATTTCTCCAACTGTCCCCCGTGAAAATTGTCAGTACTTACGACCTCTTTGTAATTTCTTATCCTTTCCGTGTCGATCGGGATGCTTATTTGGTGCCTTAGAGTTTCCGCTTCGGCGGTAGTTTGCACTGCGAGTAGACGTGGTGGTGGTCGCTGCTGAAGAGTGACCGCGACCAGTCGGTTGTTTGCTTTTGGAAGCATGCGAAGATGCTTTGCGAAATGAGTTCTTCCGAAACGAATGAatagtttcttttatttaaattagatgaGGCAAAAATTCCCGATGTGCCACCGTTGTCTTTAATAAACGCGCTAAATAGTTTTCATCAAACAGGTGGGTTGGCGAAGGAGGTATGTTGTTGAGGGCGCTGGTGAGGACGTCATTTTAGGCCTGAAAGTTTTCTACGAACCTCAATGGTTTCAGCCCTATTAGCGCAAACATATTGTAGCAGTTGATCTGACACTAATTTGAACTTAGAGTCCTCTGCCTCCACCAACCGTCTCAAGTCCGTGCTGATGTCTGGGCATTTTTTAATTATGGCATTGAGCCCGTCTGCTAGCGCCTTGCGCTGGAGCAACAATCCGTGTGTGATTGTGCCTAGAATTCCTTCTTGCCTCGTCACCCACGGAGAGAGCCGCGAGGCTAAAGTACCCAGTTCTGTATTTACTTTTAGCGGGCTAAATGGCGAAGCGGCGTGTAAGTGCTTCTCTACGTCCTTGTATCTGATGCGATTCCAGCTATCAGTGCCCAGTCTTTGACATTCAATGCCTTCCTTTTTGGCTTGCGACGACGGCTCCGGAACAAGAGGATCTGCTTCTTTAGTCGTGGGTCGAAACTCAAGCTCCTTTTCGTTTCGCTCGTCTTGCTCGTTTGGATATGGGCCCCAGGTAGGGGCTTTCCACGATGGGGCGTCCGAGGCGTCCGAACTTACTTCTTCCTCGCCATCGGAAAAATCGTTTTCCTTGTCAGAATCAGAGTCCGAATCTTTGTTTCTGCCTCTGCTTTGAGTGACCATCTCCAGGAGCATTTCCATTTTCTGCTCTAATGCACAAAACCTTTCTTCCTGAAGTGACGTCCCAGTAGAGAACGGCGGAGACTCAAGCCTAGGTCGACGTGTCGCGGGCTCTTTGACCCGAGACGTCGACCTCCTCTTTCGACTGGTCTCTTCTGTCTCCGAAAGACAGCCTGAGAGTATTTTATCTGTCTCCGCTCTTGTGTGGAGAAGAGGCATAAGCGCAGCAACCGACTGTTTCACGTATTCCGTGCGCGCCGCAGATCCGCGGATGCGGTTGGAGATGGCAGGAGGTCCTATAATAAGGGCACGTGTAAATGCCCAGTCTAGTATCTTGTGCCGAATTTCCCTATACCTTTTTTCGGACAGGTGATCCGCCTCCGGTATAAAGGCACGAACTAACCCTACGGTAGGCAAAGCAACTACGAGTTTGTTTAGTATATTTGGGTCGACTTTCTCCCCAAAGACTTCCTCTTTCGTTGCCGTGGTCACCTCCCAGTTCGTCCAACCATCGGGGAGATGCTCTTGAGCCAAAACTTTCACCCGTTCCAAGATCACGTTCTCTTCCTCCGCTTCGGCATGCTCGTCCAAAAGTTCACCCAGAGTCACCACTCCTCCAAGCTGGGTCATCTGAAGCAAAGTGAAAAAGTTCACTGAGTGCTCACAAGTTGGGGAGCGGTTCAAGGCGCGGGGCGCGCCGCTCAAATATCGAGCCGCGCCATCCAAATGTTGGGCGGCGTCGCCTAGATTAAGGGCCGCGCGGCTCGAACCTTGAGCCGCGCCGGTCAAATATCGAGCCGCACCGCTTAAATGGTGAGCCGCGCGCCGCTCAAATAGTGAGCCGCGCCGCTCAAATGGTGAGCCGCGCCGCTCAAATGGTGAGCCGCGCCGACCAAAAGTTGAGCCGCGCCGCCCAAGTTTTGGGCCGCaatgtttatgtaaacaaaacatgcAACTCGCAGCGCGACCCGTAGGTACGATAGTGGCTGGCTTGCCAACGTATCGCTTATATCGGTCGCAGTTTGTGGATGGTATGTccgacaaacattttattggCTCTAATAAAATTGCAGATGCAAAATTAAGCACTTAGACCTCAGCATTCTTGTTCACAGTTGGCTCGCACCTAAAACACACAattcacacaaaacaaaataatgaataacttaccgttatatatattttcttacacaAACGTTACAACAACGTTACACCACAATATAACGGTTACACTGTAGCAATACGTGCGCACGCTAGAATAAAGATAGCGTACTGACGAGAGCGCGTTCGAGTTACAATCGCGCGCCTGCCGCCGCCTCTCTCCCCGCGCGGTCGTCGCTGTGCCCGCCCGCAGCTCACACTATCATGAATGGACGCAAGTAGCAAGCATGTGTGTACTCTAGGTAAGGTAGGTAATCTCCGAAAGGTCAAGCCGAAGGCACAGAACTGAAATACCTAATTTCATGCTCATCCACCCTACCGAAAGTTGTATGGGGTCGGTAGGGATGAAAACATCCTATCTGCCCCTACATCTtaataaccatttatttaatttttttttcttccttgAACGCGTAACTTtgcattaatttgtattaaaccGCAGTTAAGGGCCAGGTAAACGTTCAAACTTGTTTGTCAAACTTTACGTTTTCTTCAAACAACCGCGTACACGATCAAACCAAGGAACAAAATGATTTTCATTAAACGCTTCAAACACGTAGATCAACGTAGATTGTTTGACAAACACTTCAAACACAGCCGCACACTCTcaaaaaaattgataaacacGTAAAATTTGACAAACACGTTTGATCGTTTACCGGGCACTTTAGGTTAAATTAAACTCACCATCCAAGCCGGTACTTCCCTCGATTTTTCGCCACGCCACTTCTTTTTTATACGAATTCTTGTAATCAGGATGTCCCATAAGGTATAATTCGGGATAACCTCGAATTTCATTAATAATTCTTTCAGTTTCTACTTCCGTCATCTTGTATCGTCGCGATATTCTGTCGAAAAAGACAAATCGCGTCGTTTCTCTCCCAGCGGCGAAACTAAAATGGCGTACAGCGGCGTCCGTGTGAAACAAGTATCGCGAGGTACAACGATACCACACAAACTAAGATGCAATTATAGGAAGTCATAGGCGATAGAGCGAGATGTAACATAACGCGATACGTTTCGAAGTGTGGGACAGACTTACCGCAGTTTCGCTATCGCGGTTCGCGGCGTCAGTGTGCTAAAGGCATAAGTGAAGTACTGTTGCACAGCGAAACTCACGCAGCGGTTACGCAGTTGTTGTTTCGCAgcggtgtgctacaggcattacAGCTAAATCACATATCATTTACAAAATATGAGAAGAATTACGGATTTCAAAGGTTTTTGAAAGTATCTCATTTGGGGAtctctttgaaaatattaataacataaacGGAAGTAATACGATAAAcggaagtaataaataaacttcgtatatgtttgtataattataattgattaattagtaAATACTTTGGGTTGAGGgtgataaattacttttaagatGTACAAATAGAGGATTATGAATGATCGTTCTACTTCACACAGtgatattatattgatttgtttttctaaatataattagtCTGCTACAATAGAGTGTGCATTAGCTTAGGATTCTAAGTGGTGTAActtatttcttaataaattcTTGTTTTAGGCAGGAGCCACTGTTGAGAGGCAATGCGGGTGCGGGTCAGGCTGTAGAATATGTGTgggtagtttttattttcttatactttttattaatttatgtggtTGCTACCTGCTACCtgcaaatacacaaaaaaaataacttttcaacaAATCTTCTGCGCATGATTATTACTATGAAACTATGACCGTCCTGaatgtttaaaataagaaataatcattattttgttgtacCTATTCTATTACATTCACTAATCAACAAAAAGAAAAGCTAATTATGTAATACTCTTCTATAGTTaagtaaatgtaatttaatgtaGTTAAAAAAGAGAACATTCAAGTATAAACTGATAAACAAAGCTTACATTAGTTTTAGTTTGACCAGTAGCTCACAATTCTATGagacatgatttatttttagccgtatgtagtacctagttgctaaataatattatttagagtGAGTTGCACCACAGGCGTAGTTAATGCTATAGTTAAGATTAATTTTAGCAGTAACTATAACGATGACCACAGAACTTTACAAATGTTTGTTGCaccatgatttttttgttaacagtTAACGCTAATGGGGTTGACAgtataaaaagataaattatcCCTAAAAACTGACGgggaaaattatttgttatgaCAACACTGTGAGCCTTATGTCAAATTTATTTTCACGAATCTCGTTTCGTGAGGTTAGGTTTGTGTTATTATAATTGTTGTGTTTTTGTTGTGTCCGTCTGTTTGCCGAATCAAGCACGGATATTGTAATAGTAATAATGGATGACTTCAAGACAAAGtgagtttaattttatgttaaatttATTATACCTGATAAAAAGTGCGCCACTACATTAGTACATTATAACTTTTAGCCTATGCAAGTTAAATCAAGCGTGTTTTACTTAGGtcctatataaaataatatctcagTCCACACTTTTTATTCATACAACattgtttagaaaatgttttatttaattgttcatacaataaataaaaaaaaactatgtgaaataacataattaaacatCCATATGAAAAATTCATGGTATATTCCTTACTGcctattgttatttaccacattgaataaagtatttgttattttacagGGAAAGAAGTGTCAATTTTACTAAGGAAGAGATTAGTCGATTGCAGATACTtgtagacaaatataaaaatgtacttatGTGTAAAAAAACTGATGGGAgtagtacaaaacaaaaagacCATGCATGGCACTGCATCGCAAAGGAATTTAATGCTGTTGGTCAAGTACCTAGAAACATGAAGcagctaaaatataaatttgaaaatatgaaaagatcTGCAAAGAAGGTAATTCTACCTACTTTCCGCTGCTTGGAAGTGAACTAATCTCACCTTCTAAAAACATGAATCAATTTATGTCTAATGttataacaaagaaattatattttgcagGTAGCAAGTAGAGAACGTCAGGAAATGAGACGCACAGGTGGAGGAAATCCTCCCTCACTTCCTCCAGATTCAGAAGATGCTACTGATTGGTTAAGATCCATTATGTCTGGATCTATTGATGGAAATGAGGCTATATATGATGATGACATTATTTCCCCAAATTCCATTGTTACAGTGAGTAAATTATTGCAGATTATAAATAAGGTGTAAAGGagatactataaaatatattcttttttttttttcagattccCATAATTCACAAAGataaggattttgatgaaattcctCCTATACAAAAAGTAATGAGGGTTTGAATTGTTAaagataatttgattatttttagacCCTGTTATCTACATATCATCACAAATATTTAGTGATTGTGATAAAACTTATAAGTACTAAGCTTGTaggtttaaaaatttaaaaaataaataaattgcactatttattcaaaactattTGCCACCAATCTGCTGTTTAGATTtagtaataaattgaaaagattaataataaaagCAATGTTTTTACAGAAAGTGAAACTAGACACAAATACTGATAGTGAAATTCAACATGACATGCCCAATATACTCAAGGTATTTATgtattccaaattatttaatatgtatttggattagatgcattaattaattatattaacttGTTTGCAGGATGTTGTAGTCAACACAATTATTACAGATCAAGACAAAAGTTTTgataatgttgaaaatattgtcCCAGATGAAGTTTTTGA encodes the following:
- the LOC126054753 gene encoding uncharacterized protein LOC126054753 — encoded protein: MTQLGGVVTLGELLDEHAEAEEENVILERVKVLAQEHLPDGWTNWEVTTATKEEVFGEKVDPNILNKLVVALPTVGLVRAFIPEADHLSEKRYREIRHKILDWAFTRALIIGPPAISNRIRGSAARTEYVKQSVAALMPLLHTRAETDKILSGCLSETEETSRKRRSTSRVKEPATRRPRLESPPFSTGTSLQEERFCALEQKMEMLLEMVTQSRGRNKDSDSDSDKENDFSDGEEEVSSDASDAPSWKAPTWGPYPNEQDERNEKELEFRPTTKEADPLVPEPSSQAKKEGIECQRLGTDSWNRIRYKDVEKHLHAASPFSPLKVNTELGTLASRLSPWVTRQEGILGTITHGLLLQRKALADGLNAIIKKCPDISTDLRRLVEAEDSKFKLVSDQLLQYVCANRAETIEVRRKLSGLK
- the LOC126054790 gene encoding myb/SANT-like DNA-binding domain-containing protein 3 isoform X1, encoding MDDFKTKERSVNFTKEEISRLQILVDKYKNVLMCKKTDGSSTKQKDHAWHCIAKEFNAVGQVPRNMKQLKYKFENMKRSAKKVASRERQEMRRTGGGNPPSLPPDSEDATDWLRSIMSGSIDGNEAIYDDDIISPNSIVTIPIIHKDKDFDEIPPIQKKVKLDTNTDSEIQHDMPNILKDVVVNTIITDQDKSFDNVENIVPDEVFDASAPHSSLKRPVAPQLSRIIKKKQGKSENIIKQALREKKLTVLDGLHELEMEKIKLSISHQNELHSQLLRHNEEKHKLEVDKLKLEIDILREKKINF
- the LOC126054790 gene encoding myb/SANT-like DNA-binding domain-containing protein 3 isoform X2 encodes the protein MDDFKTKERSVNFTKEEISRLQILVDKYKNVLMCKKTDGSSTKQKDHAWHCIAKEFNAVGQVPRNMKQLKYKFENMKRSAKKVASRERQEMRRTGGGNPPSLPPDSEDATDWLRSIMSGSIDGNEAIYDDDIISPNSIVTKVKLDTNTDSEIQHDMPNILKDVVVNTIITDQDKSFDNVENIVPDEVFDASAPHSSLKRPVAPQLSRIIKKKQGKSENIIKQALREKKLTVLDGLHELEMEKIKLSISHQNELHSQLLRHNEEKHKLEVDKLKLEIDILREKKINF